A genomic window from Sphingobacterium spiritivorum includes:
- a CDS encoding FUSC family protein — MKDKLLRYSLGSDLIIYALRCLIGFGIGYYIYWKFPEKELYWMLISVVLVISPEEKDAKKLAIERFKSNFIGSVIGLFCYFIPVHQVFMMLIGIILSIIVCRLFNILTVARTSMVALIIVLVHEQQQHSYFSAFERFLSVGMGCFIGLMVTLVTSYFINKLRRKLNLVRETDINTD, encoded by the coding sequence ATGAAAGATAAATTACTGCGTTATAGCTTAGGCTCAGATCTTATTATTTATGCTTTACGCTGTCTGATCGGATTTGGAATAGGGTATTATATCTACTGGAAGTTTCCTGAAAAAGAACTCTACTGGATGTTGATTTCCGTAGTACTGGTGATCTCTCCTGAAGAGAAGGATGCAAAGAAGTTAGCTATTGAACGGTTCAAATCTAATTTTATCGGATCTGTAATTGGTTTGTTCTGTTATTTTATACCTGTACATCAGGTTTTCATGATGCTGATCGGTATTATTCTGTCTATTATTGTCTGCCGGCTTTTTAATATTTTGACGGTGGCCCGTACCTCTATGGTCGCCCTGATCATCGTACTGGTACACGAACAGCAACAACATAGTTACTTCAGCGCTTTTGAGCGATTCCTATCCGTTGGAATGGGCTGTTTCATTGGTCTGATGGTCACTTTAGTGACTTCTTACTTTATAAATAAACTACGGCGTAAACTTAATCTTGTTCGGGAAACGGATATTAATACCGATTGA
- a CDS encoding CocE/NonD family hydrolase: protein MKLKATFLFSFFVLYIHVIAQDILTDSAYVREHYTKIEQLIPMRDGVKLFTAIYIPKDTNNKYPFLINRTPYTVSPYGAEQYKKTLGNFPAMMRKGYIFVYQDVRGKWMSEGTFEDVRPQQSKYTSRKDIDESTDTYDTIDWLIKNIKNNNGKAGVYGISYPGFYSTASLVNAHPALKAVSPQAPVTDWYIGDDFHHGGALFLMDAFRFMSTFGVPRPHPITPDKGPKGFEFPIKDQYRFYLNAGTVKNLKETYFADSIKFWNDLFAHPDYDQFWKSRLITPHLTNVQPAVMVVGGFFDAEDAYGAFKTYQSIEQQNKKNNNILVMGPWFHGGWVRGDGSSFGDIQFDQKTSIHYQEELELPFFEYYLKGQGNFNAAEANIFLSGSNEWKKFSSWPPKETQQRNLYLHPNGKLSFDKVQRTDSWDEYVSDPDNPVPFQAGVWDSRSREYMVDDQRFASTRPDVMTYQTDALSEDITLTGPVIANLVVSTTGTDADYVVKLIDVYPEDSPNNKNTMMAGYQMLVRGEILRGKYRNDFSRPEAFVPNQITKVNYALPDVGHTFKKGHRIMIQIQNSWFPLADRNPQKFMNIYEAEPQDFQKATQRIFHDVHNSSYITLPVLNN from the coding sequence ATGAAATTAAAAGCGACTTTTTTATTTTCTTTTTTTGTCCTTTATATCCATGTTATTGCTCAGGATATACTGACAGACTCAGCTTATGTACGTGAACATTATACCAAGATTGAGCAACTTATACCGATGCGGGACGGCGTAAAATTATTTACGGCCATCTATATTCCAAAAGATACAAATAATAAATATCCTTTCCTGATAAACCGCACGCCCTATACTGTTTCTCCATACGGAGCAGAACAGTACAAAAAAACGCTTGGCAATTTTCCGGCTATGATGCGCAAGGGATATATATTCGTCTATCAGGATGTCAGGGGTAAATGGATGAGTGAAGGAACTTTTGAAGACGTCAGACCTCAGCAAAGTAAATATACGTCCAGGAAAGACATCGATGAGAGCACCGATACCTACGACACTATTGACTGGCTGATTAAAAACATCAAAAATAATAATGGAAAAGCAGGTGTATACGGCATTTCCTATCCCGGATTTTACTCTACAGCTTCACTTGTGAATGCACATCCTGCGCTGAAAGCGGTTTCGCCACAGGCTCCTGTAACAGACTGGTACATCGGAGATGACTTTCACCACGGCGGGGCCTTATTCCTGATGGATGCATTCCGCTTTATGTCTACTTTTGGCGTACCTCGTCCGCACCCGATCACACCGGATAAAGGGCCAAAAGGATTTGAGTTTCCAATCAAAGATCAGTACCGCTTCTATCTGAATGCCGGAACGGTCAAAAATCTGAAAGAGACTTATTTTGCGGACAGCATCAAATTCTGGAATGATCTGTTTGCACATCCTGATTACGATCAGTTCTGGAAGAGCAGGCTGATTACGCCTCACCTGACTAATGTGCAGCCTGCTGTAATGGTAGTCGGTGGTTTTTTTGATGCTGAAGATGCTTACGGTGCATTCAAGACTTACCAATCTATAGAGCAACAAAACAAGAAGAATAATAATATACTGGTCATGGGGCCCTGGTTTCACGGCGGATGGGTAAGAGGGGATGGCAGCTCTTTTGGCGATATTCAGTTTGATCAGAAGACAAGCATACATTATCAGGAAGAACTGGAACTGCCATTTTTCGAGTATTATTTAAAAGGTCAGGGTAATTTTAACGCAGCAGAAGCCAATATCTTTCTGTCGGGAAGCAATGAATGGAAAAAATTCAGTTCATGGCCTCCAAAAGAAACGCAGCAACGGAATCTCTATCTGCATCCGAACGGCAAATTATCCTTTGATAAAGTACAGCGCACAGATAGCTGGGACGAGTATGTGAGCGACCCGGATAATCCGGTTCCTTTTCAGGCGGGTGTATGGGATAGCCGTTCACGTGAATATATGGTGGATGATCAGCGCTTTGCCTCTACCCGACCGGATGTCATGACTTATCAGACGGATGCTCTTTCCGAAGACATCACGTTGACCGGCCCGGTAATCGCGAATCTGGTAGTATCCACGACCGGCACAGATGCCGATTATGTGGTAAAACTTATTGACGTATATCCGGAGGATAGTCCTAATAATAAAAATACGATGATGGCCGGATATCAGATGCTGGTCAGAGGAGAGATTCTGAGAGGTAAATACCGTAATGACTTTTCCAGGCCGGAAGCTTTTGTCCCGAATCAGATCACAAAAGTCAATTATGCATTGCCGGATGTCGGCCATACATTCAAAAAAGGACACCGTATCATGATACAGATCCAAAATTCATGGTTCCCTCTCGCGGACAGAAACCCACAGAAGTTTATGAATATCTATGAGGCCGAACCTCAGGATTTTCAGAAGGCAACACAACGCATTTTTCATGATGTACACAACAGTTCTTATATCACATTACCGGTGCTGAATAATTAA
- a CDS encoding Lrp/AsnC family transcriptional regulator: protein MAKVEYNLDQIDLQILRIMQDNARTNNADIARELGMAPSAILERVKKLEQKNIILQYNAKINPAAVDQKLLSFIFIKANDIIGEQGVGILLAEIPEVQEVHDIAGDDGYLIKVRTNDSSGLVDLMRNTFSKIDGIISTRTTIVLQTVKEEQKVVIPE from the coding sequence ATGGCAAAAGTAGAATATAATTTAGATCAGATTGACCTTCAGATCCTGCGTATTATGCAGGACAATGCACGTACAAACAATGCAGATATTGCAAGAGAACTGGGCATGGCCCCTTCCGCAATTCTGGAACGTGTAAAGAAGCTGGAACAAAAGAATATTATCTTGCAATACAATGCTAAGATCAATCCCGCTGCTGTAGATCAAAAATTGTTGTCTTTTATCTTTATCAAGGCAAATGACATTATCGGTGAACAAGGTGTAGGCATATTGCTTGCTGAGATTCCTGAAGTACAGGAAGTACATGATATCGCCGGAGATGACGGATACCTGATTAAGGTAAGAACAAATGACTCCTCTGGTCTTGTTGATTTAATGCGAAACACATTTTCGAAGATCGACGGAATTATTTCTACCCGCACGACGATCGTTTTACAAACGGTCAAAGAAGAACAAAAAGTGGTGATTCCTGAATAA
- a CDS encoding EamA family transporter → MQANATLKKSNHGAMVIAAYAVVYIVWGSTFFFIEKALHSFPPFVLGSLRFITASVILMSYCKIKGYKLFQKKAVRDALVVGFLLLFIDMAAVIWAEQHISSGIVAIMSAAAAIWFVLLDRSKWKENFTSVPTIVGLFLGFLGVVMLFGEQLMISDGSSQKTVRVLAMIAMVVGSISWTVGSLYSKYSAKKESKPAEQPADQKEDLHVMVKTAWQMVIAGVMFTIVGLSNGEYANFDYTTVTTANWWALAYLIVFGSILAFSSYIWLLQVRPATEVSTYAYVNPIVAVILTYFFSDHVVTSLQISGLVVVLISVLLMNWNLYKDNTTVVAIRNKGFRRKSVIAPKESLRIQDIESDKRTSEAIL, encoded by the coding sequence ATGCAGGCAAATGCAACATTAAAAAAATCGAACCATGGTGCCATGGTCATCGCAGCTTATGCAGTCGTATATATTGTATGGGGATCTACATTTTTCTTCATCGAAAAGGCGCTTCATAGCTTCCCTCCCTTTGTATTAGGTTCATTACGTTTTATAACAGCCAGTGTTATTTTAATGAGCTACTGTAAAATCAAGGGATACAAACTCTTTCAAAAGAAAGCTGTCCGTGACGCATTGGTTGTCGGATTTCTGCTTTTGTTTATTGATATGGCTGCTGTTATTTGGGCAGAGCAGCATATATCCAGTGGAATTGTAGCGATTATGTCTGCGGCGGCTGCTATATGGTTTGTACTGTTGGACAGATCCAAATGGAAAGAGAACTTTACCAGCGTTCCTACGATTGTAGGTCTTTTCTTAGGCTTCCTGGGCGTGGTGATGTTATTTGGTGAACAATTGATGATATCCGATGGTTCTTCTCAGAAAACAGTCCGTGTACTGGCGATGATCGCTATGGTCGTCGGATCTATATCCTGGACTGTAGGATCATTGTATTCTAAATATAGTGCAAAAAAAGAAAGCAAACCGGCAGAGCAACCTGCTGATCAGAAAGAAGACCTTCATGTCATGGTCAAGACTGCATGGCAAATGGTGATCGCCGGTGTTATGTTTACTATTGTCGGATTGAGCAATGGCGAATATGCAAACTTTGATTATACAACTGTGACTACAGCCAACTGGTGGGCATTGGCTTACCTGATTGTATTTGGATCTATTCTTGCATTCAGCTCTTATATCTGGTTACTGCAGGTCAGACCGGCTACTGAAGTGAGTACATATGCGTATGTCAATCCGATTGTGGCGGTCATACTCACCTACTTTTTCTCCGATCATGTCGTCACCAGCTTGCAGATTTCCGGATTGGTGGTCGTATTGATCAGTGTGTTATTAATGAACTGGAATCTGTATAAGGATAATACTACAGTAGTGGCCATACGCAATAAAGGTTTTAGAAGAAAATCTGTTATCGCCCCTAAAGAAAGTCTTCGCATACAGGATATAGAATCCGACAAAAGAACTTCAGAAGCAATTCTTTAG
- a CDS encoding YgaP family membrane protein, whose translation MSNILNLALEKVKDKLDTGCVDGNVGNSERVLSVVAGGFILGIGIRNIFKSPLTGFSTLTLGGALVWRGVTGKCVVKDTIAKATGEKDVTVIEHRYFVK comes from the coding sequence ATGAGCAATATATTGAATTTAGCTTTAGAAAAAGTCAAGGATAAATTGGACACAGGTTGTGTGGATGGAAATGTCGGTAATTCCGAACGTGTGCTGTCTGTAGTGGCAGGAGGATTTATTCTTGGTATCGGTATTCGTAATATTTTCAAAAGTCCGTTGACCGGATTCTCTACATTGACCCTCGGTGGCGCATTAGTGTGGAGAGGAGTGACCGGTAAGTGTGTGGTGAAAGATACGATAGCAAAAGCTACAGGCGAAAAGGATGTCACTGTAATCGAGCATCGTTATTTTGTGAAATAA
- a CDS encoding ATP cone domain-containing protein yields MQVKKHSGELVPFEPNSLKQSLSRSGASDQDVENVFQSIQQNLYDGISTKELYKMAFDLLKNQRDSYAARYSLKKALRELGPEGFYFEKWIARLFADEGYKSINGQTVQGHAVSHEIDVVALKGDKMLAVECKFRNDIEAKISVTTPMYFMSRVKDISNLPFTFFGGEYTFTEGWLVTNAYFTSDSTDFGEYYKMNLLSWNYPKNSSIKVRVDNNGLYPVTCLTCLSDAEKGMLLKNQCILVKELLDNPSILQSVHVNPEKAKKILKEANELINSPVQTEH; encoded by the coding sequence ATGCAAGTAAAAAAACATTCCGGTGAATTAGTTCCTTTCGAGCCAAACAGCCTGAAACAGTCTCTCTCCAGATCAGGTGCAAGTGACCAGGATGTAGAAAATGTATTTCAATCCATACAGCAAAACCTTTACGACGGGATATCGACCAAAGAATTGTATAAAATGGCTTTTGATCTGCTCAAAAATCAAAGAGATTCGTATGCGGCAAGATACAGTCTCAAAAAAGCGTTACGTGAATTAGGTCCTGAGGGTTTTTATTTTGAAAAATGGATCGCCCGTCTCTTTGCAGATGAAGGGTATAAAAGTATTAACGGTCAGACCGTTCAGGGACATGCGGTATCACACGAAATAGATGTAGTAGCACTCAAGGGCGACAAAATGCTGGCTGTAGAGTGCAAATTCAGAAATGATATCGAAGCCAAAATTTCGGTGACTACGCCTATGTATTTTATGTCAAGAGTAAAAGACATCAGCAATCTGCCCTTTACATTTTTCGGTGGTGAATATACTTTTACTGAAGGGTGGCTCGTTACGAATGCATATTTCACATCTGATTCAACAGATTTTGGGGAGTACTACAAGATGAATCTGTTATCCTGGAATTATCCGAAGAACAGCAGTATCAAAGTCCGGGTAGATAATAACGGACTGTATCCTGTGACCTGCCTAACTTGCCTGAGTGATGCCGAAAAAGGCATGTTACTCAAAAATCAATGTATACTGGTAAAGGAATTACTGGATAATCCGAGTATCCTGCAAAGTGTGCATGTAAATCCCGAAAAAGCAAAAAAAATCCTGAAAGAAGCAAACGAACTTATCAATAGCCCGGTACAAACAGAACATTAA
- a CDS encoding LOG family protein: MKNIFLKEEQKFMEGARSRWRELKYVGGVVYQFIKGFRALHFIGPCITVFGSARFKEDHPYYALARKVSAEVSKLGFTIMTGGGPGIMEAANRGARDAGGPSVGCNIVLPHEQHPNPYLDKYINIEYFFVRKELLRKYSFGIITLPGGFGTLDELFETITLIQTGKIKKFPIVIMGLEYHRNIQEHIATMALAGTISPDDQELILFTDDIDEAIGHIRRHAEESRILKLQPPKKASWMLGEKTLKKQA, translated from the coding sequence ATGAAGAATATATTTTTAAAAGAGGAACAGAAGTTTATGGAAGGAGCCCGCAGCAGATGGCGGGAACTTAAATATGTTGGTGGAGTTGTGTATCAGTTTATCAAAGGATTCCGCGCACTTCATTTTATCGGGCCTTGTATTACGGTATTCGGATCTGCCCGGTTTAAGGAAGATCATCCCTATTATGCTTTAGCAAGAAAGGTATCTGCAGAAGTTTCCAAACTGGGTTTTACGATTATGACAGGTGGCGGGCCCGGAATTATGGAGGCAGCCAACCGCGGAGCACGGGATGCCGGAGGACCTTCTGTAGGTTGCAATATTGTACTTCCCCACGAACAGCACCCCAATCCTTATCTGGATAAGTATATCAATATTGAATATTTCTTTGTCCGTAAGGAACTTCTCCGAAAATATTCATTTGGTATTATTACGTTACCGGGAGGATTTGGCACTCTGGATGAACTTTTTGAAACTATTACGCTGATTCAAACAGGCAAAATAAAAAAGTTTCCGATAGTCATCATGGGCCTGGAATATCATAGAAATATTCAGGAACACATTGCTACGATGGCATTGGCAGGCACAATCAGTCCTGATGATCAGGAGCTAATTTTATTTACAGACGATATCGATGAGGCTATAGGTCATATCAGAAGACATGCAGAGGAAAGCCGTATACTGAAATTACAGCCTCCTAAAAAAGCAAGCTGGATGCTGGGTGAAAAGACATTGAAGAAACAGGCTTAA
- a CDS encoding catalase, with protein MKNQRENKKVQQINDHVIDNNGRLLTTNDGVPIDDNNNMLKAGERGPALIEDFIYQDKMAHFDRERIPERVVHARGSGAHGIFEATADISKYTRASFLKKGTVTPLFVRFSTVAGFKGSTDLARDVRGFSVKFYTEDGNYDLVGNNIPVFFIQDAMNFPDLVHAVKPEPNNEMPQAASAHDTFWDFISLMPEAAHMIMWTMSDRAIPRSFRMMEGFGVHTFKFVNAEGKGTFVKFHWKPKLGVHSVAWNEAQKISGFDADFHRRDLWENIEKGNFPQWDLGVQLVPEEDEHKFTFDLLDATKIIPEELVPVEIIGTMTLNRNPENFFAETEQIAFDPGRIVPGIDLTNDPLLQGRVFSYADTQNYRLGGPNFHEIPINRSVNGKFNNQKDGFGRQDILKGNVSYFPNSLGGGCPYHAMLKGEDGFKSHEEKVDGKKVRRRSTSFADHFTQARLFFNSQSKPEQEHMINAYSFELSKVNSVDVRKRELAVLNQIDKELAARVGANLGIEPASELDELTLQFARQNHPEYPIKAPKPEVEKSPALSMKTNPGEGTIETRKVAFLIADGVSKKSIDKMKTALEAEGAEAVLISTNVGKVKFKEGGSADIEFSYLTEASVCYDAFYTPEGDSVTILQDEPDYLHFINEGFRHCKALAFAKGAENLIDGTYLNKNKDSGVIFESDGNLIEEFIKTMKAHRVWERENARKVPS; from the coding sequence ATGAAAAACCAAAGAGAGAACAAAAAAGTACAGCAAATTAATGATCATGTCATTGATAATAATGGGCGCCTTCTCACCACAAATGATGGTGTTCCAATAGATGACAATAATAATATGTTAAAAGCAGGCGAACGTGGGCCAGCTTTGATAGAAGATTTCATCTATCAAGACAAAATGGCTCATTTCGACAGAGAAAGAATTCCTGAAAGAGTAGTTCACGCAAGGGGGTCTGGAGCTCATGGAATATTCGAAGCCACAGCAGATATTTCTAAATATACTAGAGCTTCATTTCTTAAGAAAGGTACTGTAACCCCACTATTTGTTAGATTTTCAACAGTTGCAGGATTTAAAGGATCTACTGATTTAGCTCGAGATGTTAGAGGTTTTTCTGTTAAATTCTATACTGAAGATGGTAATTATGATTTGGTGGGGAATAATATTCCTGTATTTTTTATACAAGATGCTATGAATTTTCCAGATCTTGTTCATGCAGTTAAGCCGGAGCCGAATAATGAAATGCCTCAAGCAGCTTCTGCTCATGATACTTTTTGGGATTTTATATCCTTGATGCCGGAAGCGGCTCATATGATTATGTGGACCATGTCTGACAGAGCTATTCCAAGATCATTTCGTATGATGGAAGGATTTGGAGTTCACACATTTAAATTTGTGAATGCAGAAGGTAAAGGAACATTTGTAAAGTTTCATTGGAAACCAAAATTAGGAGTTCATTCAGTGGCATGGAATGAAGCACAAAAAATATCGGGATTTGACGCCGATTTCCATCGTCGTGATTTATGGGAGAATATTGAAAAAGGAAATTTTCCACAATGGGATTTGGGTGTACAGCTTGTCCCTGAAGAGGATGAACATAAATTTACTTTTGATTTATTAGATGCTACGAAAATTATCCCAGAAGAATTAGTTCCGGTGGAAATAATCGGAACTATGACTTTAAACAGAAATCCGGAAAACTTCTTTGCAGAAACAGAGCAGATCGCTTTCGATCCAGGTCGAATCGTTCCCGGAATAGATCTTACGAATGATCCACTTTTACAAGGAAGAGTATTTTCATATGCCGATACTCAAAACTACCGTCTTGGCGGACCTAATTTTCATGAGATTCCTATTAATCGTTCAGTGAATGGTAAATTTAACAATCAAAAGGATGGTTTTGGAAGACAGGATATTCTTAAAGGAAATGTGAGTTATTTTCCCAATAGTCTTGGTGGAGGTTGTCCTTATCACGCCATGTTAAAAGGGGAAGATGGATTTAAAAGTCATGAAGAAAAGGTTGATGGTAAAAAAGTAAGACGTAGATCCACTTCTTTTGCAGATCATTTTACTCAAGCTAGATTATTCTTTAATTCTCAATCCAAACCGGAGCAGGAACACATGATTAATGCCTATAGCTTTGAATTGTCCAAAGTTAATTCCGTTGATGTTCGCAAAAGAGAATTGGCAGTTCTTAATCAAATTGATAAAGAATTAGCTGCACGTGTAGGTGCTAATTTGGGAATTGAACCTGCTTCAGAATTGGATGAACTGACTTTGCAATTTGCAAGGCAAAATCATCCGGAATATCCTATTAAAGCTCCAAAACCGGAAGTTGAAAAATCTCCAGCATTAAGTATGAAAACCAACCCTGGTGAGGGAACAATTGAAACACGTAAAGTAGCATTTCTAATTGCAGATGGAGTATCAAAAAAATCCATCGATAAAATGAAAACTGCCCTTGAGGCCGAAGGAGCTGAAGCTGTATTAATTTCCACAAATGTAGGAAAAGTCAAGTTTAAGGAAGGTGGATCTGCAGATATAGAGTTTTCATATTTAACTGAAGCTTCGGTATGCTATGATGCATTTTATACACCCGAAGGTGATTCTGTCACTATTTTACAAGATGAACCTGATTATTTACATTTTATTAACGAAGGATTCCGCCATTGCAAAGCTTTAGCTTTTGCAAAAGGAGCTGAAAACCTTATTGATGGAACTTATCTTAATAAAAATAAAGATTCAGGAGTTATTTTTGAATCAGACGGAAACCTTATTGAAGAAT